Proteins encoded within one genomic window of Cucumis sativus cultivar 9930 chromosome 3, Cucumber_9930_V3, whole genome shotgun sequence:
- the LOC101215817 gene encoding uncharacterized protein LOC101215817 isoform X1, with protein sequence MESASFDPTPQGFNDKESMVDPFLVEALQNPRHRLTILRMELDIQKFLHNPDQQLFEFQHFPTSYLRLAAHRVAQHYGLQTMVQDSGIDGFGNRIVVRKMAENRLPSVRLSEIPAKQLDNEKHEQVKIVIRPRPNKMSGISANEGGHKQSSVRSVEERKEEYDRARARIFSSPSSPEIDDTISQIPSEGKYACSNRDETEGCRTLGGELEKFNGRDGMTSRVAIFKDREKDRSDPDYDRNYDRYIRNLPTNQNLSLAPFIMPKVQPPFVQYDSGYSLVGHMPGTQASVNYGPHPSPVVSPFCAMGLNQASRDASYEQWQSAAMMYAHSYNQFRHSAFQAPFCQQPLSFDYSQNH encoded by the exons ATGGAATCTGCTTCCTTTGATCCAACCCCACAAGGGTTCAACGATAAAGAGTCAATGGTTGACCCTTTCTTGGTTGAGGCTCTCCAGAATCCTCGACATCGTCTTACCA TTTTACGAATGGAACTTGACATCCAGAAGTTTTTGCATAATCCTGACCAGCAGCTTTTTGAGTTCCAGCATTTTCCTACTTCATATCTTCGACTTGCTGCTCATCGTGTTGCTCAACATTATGGCCTGCAAACCATGGTTCAGGACTCTGGCATAGATGGCTTTGGAAATAGGATTGTGGTTCGTAAAATGGCAGAAAACAGACTCCCTTCTGTGCGTTTATCCGAAATACCTGCGAAGCAATTGGACAATGAAAAACATGAGCAGGTCAAAATTGTCATCAGACCTAGGCCTAACAAGATGTCTGGAATTTCTGCCAATGAAGGAGGTCACAAACAAAGTTCTGTCAGAAGCGTGGAAGAGAGAAAGGAGGAATATGATAGGGCACGAGCTCGAATTTTCAGCTCCCCAAGTAGTCCTGAGATAGATGATACAATATCTCAAATCCCATCTGAAGGAAAGTATGCATGCTCAAACAGGGATGAGACTGAAGGCTGTAGAACCTTGGGTGGTGAATTGGAGAAATTTAATGGCAGGGATGGCATGACTTCTCGTGTTGCCATTTTTAAAGATAGGGAAAAGGATCGTAGTGACCCTGATTATGATCGCAATTATGATAG GTATATTAGGAACCTTCCAACCAATCAAAACTTAAGCTTGGCTCCTTTTATAATGCCAAAAGTTCAGCCTCCATTTGTACAATATGATTCGGGTTATTCGCTCGTGGGTCATATGCCCGGAACTCAAGCTTCAGTTAACTATGGGCCTCATCCCAGTCCTGTTGTAAGCCCTTTCTGTGCAATGGGTTTAAACCAGGCATCTAGGGATGCTTCTTATGAGCAGTGGCAGAGTGCTGCAATGATGTATGCCCATTCCTACAACCAGTTCAGGCATTCTGCTTTTCag
- the LOC101215817 gene encoding uncharacterized protein LOC101215817 isoform X2 encodes MESASFDPTPQGFNDKESMVDPFLVEALQNPRHRLTILRMELDIQKFLHNPDQQLFEFQHFPTSYLRLAAHRVAQHYGLQTMVQDSGIDGFGNRIVVRKMAENRLPSVRLSEIPAKQLDNEKHEQVKIVIRPRPNKMSGISANEGGHKQSSVRSVEERKEEYDRARARIFSSPSSPEIDDTISQIPSEGKYACSNRDETEGCRTLGGELEKFNGRDGMTSRVAIFKDREKDRSDPDYDRNYDRYIRNLPTNQNLSLAPFIMPKVQPPFVQYDSGYSLVGHMPGTQASVNYGPHPSPVVSPFCAMGLNQASRDASYEQWQSAAMMYAHSYNQFRHSAFQPSLKQFW; translated from the exons ATGGAATCTGCTTCCTTTGATCCAACCCCACAAGGGTTCAACGATAAAGAGTCAATGGTTGACCCTTTCTTGGTTGAGGCTCTCCAGAATCCTCGACATCGTCTTACCA TTTTACGAATGGAACTTGACATCCAGAAGTTTTTGCATAATCCTGACCAGCAGCTTTTTGAGTTCCAGCATTTTCCTACTTCATATCTTCGACTTGCTGCTCATCGTGTTGCTCAACATTATGGCCTGCAAACCATGGTTCAGGACTCTGGCATAGATGGCTTTGGAAATAGGATTGTGGTTCGTAAAATGGCAGAAAACAGACTCCCTTCTGTGCGTTTATCCGAAATACCTGCGAAGCAATTGGACAATGAAAAACATGAGCAGGTCAAAATTGTCATCAGACCTAGGCCTAACAAGATGTCTGGAATTTCTGCCAATGAAGGAGGTCACAAACAAAGTTCTGTCAGAAGCGTGGAAGAGAGAAAGGAGGAATATGATAGGGCACGAGCTCGAATTTTCAGCTCCCCAAGTAGTCCTGAGATAGATGATACAATATCTCAAATCCCATCTGAAGGAAAGTATGCATGCTCAAACAGGGATGAGACTGAAGGCTGTAGAACCTTGGGTGGTGAATTGGAGAAATTTAATGGCAGGGATGGCATGACTTCTCGTGTTGCCATTTTTAAAGATAGGGAAAAGGATCGTAGTGACCCTGATTATGATCGCAATTATGATAG GTATATTAGGAACCTTCCAACCAATCAAAACTTAAGCTTGGCTCCTTTTATAATGCCAAAAGTTCAGCCTCCATTTGTACAATATGATTCGGGTTATTCGCTCGTGGGTCATATGCCCGGAACTCAAGCTTCAGTTAACTATGGGCCTCATCCCAGTCCTGTTGTAAGCCCTTTCTGTGCAATGGGTTTAAACCAGGCATCTAGGGATGCTTCTTATGAGCAGTGGCAGAGTGCTGCAATGATGTATGCCCATTCCTACAACCAGTTCAGGCATTCTGCTTTTCag